In Saccharomyces eubayanus strain FM1318 chromosome XIII, whole genome shotgun sequence, one DNA window encodes the following:
- the SKY1 gene encoding serine/threonine protein kinase SKY1 → MGSSINYPGFVTRSSHTAGSGTDGSSTSKDAAGSQETKKNFFQRDYNTMKKAPAPTKSKLSLALQTSKSSSSINGTTSDSIPTMTEAFSTSSVRKQQREDTESPVSFQSDTATNSDSDTDSSVSSCDERNEESLKDYRPGGYHPAFKGEPYKDSRYILVRKLGWGHFSTVWLAKDTANSSHVAMKIVRSDKVYTEAAEDEIKLLQRVNDADNTKDDSIGVNHILKLLDHFNHKGPNGIHVVMVFEVLGENLLALIKKYEHRGIPLIYVKQISKQLLLGLDYMHRRCGIIHTDIKPENVLMEIGDVEGIVQMVEALDKQKREAKRLQRHVSRSSDATTNDSSDEKWAECQTTVPLVSNANSKSHSIEKDLSKRACFRRSRRHTIITGSQPLPSPISSSNFFEMRSHFSGSNQNSFSSVSGNRTMPSSINNNHSIGTRNNSNFLNSTPHSLTRMFTNESNNNSNNNNDNDIMNTPLHEEQLADSLSTFDISNMSQSSDTNSPYISNTTDSTSNASTNTNPPENLIQIKIADLGNACWYDEHYTNSIQTREYRSPEVLLGAPWGCGADIWSTACLIFELITGDFLFEPDEGHSYTKDDDHIAQIIELLGELPSYLLRNGKYTRTFFNSRGLLRNISKLKFWPLKDVLTEKYKFSKDEAKEISDFLSPMLQLDPRKRADAGGLVNHPWLKDTLGMEEIQVVDRELYGSGSDIPGWFEEVRDHKKH, encoded by the coding sequence ATGGGCTCATCGATTAATTATCCCGGGTTCGTAACAAGAAGCAGTCATACGGCCGGTTCTGGTACGGACGGAAGCAGTACGAGCAAGGACGCAGCAGGCTCGCAggaaacgaagaagaatttcttCCAGAGAGATTATAACACTATGAAGAAGGCACCTGCTCCAACGAAGTCCAAATTGTCTTTGGCTTTGCAGACCTCTAAGTCGTCTTCTAGCATCAATGGGACGACATCGGACAGTATTCCCACGATGACAGAGGCATTTTCTACAAGTAGTGTCAGGAAGCAACAGCGCGAGGACACAGAGTCGCCGGTCTCGTTTCAGTCCGATACAGCGACGAACTCAGACTCGGATACGGACTCTTCTGTTTCATCTTGcgatgaaagaaatgaagaGTCTTTGAAGGATTATAGGCCCGGCGGGTATCACCCCGCATTTAAAGGCGAGCCTTACAAGGATTCACGTTACATCTTAGTGAGAAAATTGGGATGGGGGCATTTCTCCACGGTTTGGTTGGCTAAGGATACGGCAAACAGCTCCCACGTGGCCATGAAGATTGTTAGGAGTGATAAGGTTTACACAGAGGCAGCCGAAGATGAAATTAAGCTCTTGCAAAGAGTAAATGATGCTGATAACACAAAGGACGATTCCATAGGAGTTAACCATATTTTAAAGCTATTGGACCATTTCAATCATAAAGGGCCCAATGGTATCCATGTGGTCATGGTATTCGAAGTTCTCGGTGAAAATCTATTAGCtttgatcaaaaaatacGAACATAGGGGCATTCCCTTGATTTATGTCAAGCAAATCTCCAAACAACTATTGCTTGGTYTAGATTATATGCATAGACGGTGTGGTATCATACACACGGACATCAAGCCGGAGAACGTATTGATGGAGATCGGAGATGTGGAAGGCATAGTTCAAATGGTCGAAGCCCTTgacaaacaaaaaagagaagcGAAGAGACTGCAAAGGCATGTTTCGCGGTCATCGGATGCCACTACTAATGACAGCAGTGATGAAAAATGGGCCGAATGTCAAACTACTGTGCCGTTGGTTTCGAACGCGAACTCCAAATCCCACTCTATTGAGAAAGACTTATCGAAAAGAGCATGCTTCAGAAGGTCAAGGCGTCATACGATCATCACGGGGTCGCAGCCATTACCTTCCCCGATTAGCTcctcaaatttttttgaaatgagGTCGCACTTTTCTGGCAGTAACCAAAATAGCTTTTCATCGGTATCCGGAAATAGAACCATGCCATCTTCCATCAACAATAACCATAGCATTGGCACAAGGAATAACAGCAACTTCTTAAATTCAACACCACATTCTCTCACAAGAATGTTCACAAATGAaagcaataacaatagcaataacaataatgacaaTGATATAATGAACACACCATTGCATGAAGAGCAACTGGCAGACTCTCTTTCTACTTTTGATATTTCCAATATGTCACAATCCTCAGATACAAATAGTCCATACATCTCTAATACCACGGATTCAACATCAAATGCTAGTACCAACACGAACCCTCCAGAGAACTTGATTCAGATCAAAATAGCCGATTTGGGTAATGCTTGTTGGTACGATGAACATTATACTAACTCTATACAGACAAGAGAATACAGGTCACCGGAAGTGCTTTTGGGTGCTCCGTGGGGTTGTGGCGCAGATATCTGGTCCACTGCGTGCttgatttttgaattaATCACAggtgattttcttttcgaaCCCGATGAAGGCCATTCTTACACCAAAGATGACGACCACATTGCACAAATCATTGAACTTTTGGGTGAGTTACCGTCATATCTGCTGAGGAACGGTAAATACACAAGaactttcttcaattcaCGAGGGCTTCTAAGAAATATttcgaaattgaaattttggccTCTAAAGGATGTTTTAACCGAAAAATACAAGTTTTCTAAAGATGAGGCAAAGGAAATATCAGACTTTTTGTCACCTATGTTACAGCTAGATCCAAGGAAAAGAGCAGACGCAGGCGGCTTGGTTAATCATCCATGGCTCAAGGATACTTTAGGTATGGAAGAAATCCAAGTAGTTGATAGAGAGTTGTATGGAAGCGGCTCCGACATTCCTGGAtggtttgaagaagttcGCGACCATAAAAAGCATTGa
- the TRS130 gene encoding transport protein particle complex II subunit TRS130, with amino-acid sequence MGIEVYCGSVPVSYFDPFDLFESLKPEFQQILPLDNVHWKAPNGTVRTVNKLPIELIPEDRGDGEKPNTEQPFLRFLIVNCISIDQYRAKVRPLVRQWLPSLESVSSSTGEKMIYKPIILLYANSEVVDSNLFKSVSLMEKFGKDFPHIQTLEVRSVYRSPKDRQEFWNQFSQQIKASVLVIFQQRLTHLQRSLATLQKGNDFEEQLLTREKLYELYVAFNILEDANLELQKIKREILHRNMNMPDGQLQIPFESSSKSDESLSSIIIEGTLDKFQLHRYFFIRRLRLLRLEEQTLAAFVGAYQLIKNFIESVSIEYKKSARLLEFKHSFLNSMLSYFPRENIGNAILCEIKAELLMLKRDNWIQGVMIASDFRLMDKSCPNTGVPYKFDLLKETFSDEITFQDNFLSLTKEILSLFNMCEGKRQRIVDILSIEIGLLYHQRKEYEQAVSLFLSCYEYYTQTNWNVIGLKILQVFIDSLTHCPELEILKIDGESISASTILSNAFLNILKLCKDDIDKEAWWKKFIDLQLKNQADLIYPLDGLFEVNLIPKVDITRANVYGLEVDLKNYGFPEDISTKAMKLTLKNIMGDIIIFETGNILLKKGKNRPVLECKGIMYGEFSPLSFQITVGGITFVKDFLETQDETVVIPELYCKENTKVLINQARDLNLGEYALELTSVCRNHLESLQVEIEVQKSASNVKNVPISFSVDEIQVKRRFNNLIENTRVEYYLLDQTTAFDLVVKTSFTKKNKQDVYSETKKVHIECYLQLSVSVEDIFKKDIFFFKFLLNSSIREEPVILYSSQLSSPDTRNDYKIEGNYIATTPELITFDGNESFINCYQITANINFDSKDIFNLKVRYNTLKEQLDCFVTDALLIEGDVEWFVGFEKWRTFWELEILKELKYDYDAFKENRIIKSLKASIDLNKINSRLIKLSMEKTVLDKMLRCLNKVGKGVAVCNTDMDEYVRNLVPKQLTVPVQLPGFEQFFRVRFHPIQTENTTSDNTMVTLGCPIQYVVVVENLSEQWGQDAINDGGYILEILSSNEWLIHGKKRGAIKERQMEFEVYLIPLRKGYLTFPHVEVTNIYGKTCRVDHSNAFESMLIF; translated from the coding sequence ATGGGTATAGAGGTGTATTGTGGATCAGTTCCCGTAAGCTATTTTGACCCGTTTGACCTATTCGAGAGCCTAAAGCCAGAGTTCCAGCAGATCTTACCGTTAGACAATGTACACTGGAAAGCTCCAAATGGAACTGTACGAACAGTTAACAAGCTGCCAATTGAATTGATTCCGGAAGATAGAGGGGATGGGGAAAAACCTAATACTGAACAACCGTTTCTCAGATTCCTTATAGTAAACTGTATTTCGATTGACCAGTATAGAGCAAAAGTACGCCCTCTAGTGAGGCAATGGTTACCAAGCCTGGAATCAGTATCCTCATCGACAGGAGagaaaatgatatataAGCCCATTATTCTGCTGTATGCTAATTCCGAAGTGGTAGATTCTAACCTATTCAAATCTGTATCTCtaatggaaaaatttggtaaagatTTTCCGCATATACAAACTCTGGAAGTTCGATCTGTCTATAGGTCTCCGAAGGATAGACAGGAGTTTTGGAACCAGTTTAGCCAACAAATAAAGGCTTCGGTGTTGGTCATCTTCCAGCAACGATTGACACATTTACAGCGTTCGTTGGCTACTCTGCAAAAGggaaatgattttgaagagcAACTTTtaacaagagaaaaactGTATGAGCTGTATGTAGCGTTTAATATTCTAGAAGACGCCAACCTAGAactacaaaaaattaaaaggGAGATACTTCACAGGAACATGAACATGCCGGATGGGCAACTTCAAATACCATTTGAGTCGTCCTCTAAGTCGGATGAATCTTTAAGTTCTATAATAATTGAAGGTACCCTAGATAAATTTCAGCTGCATAggtattttttcattagaaGGCTAAGACTTTTGAGATTAGAGGAACAAACTTTAGCCGCGTTTGTGGGTGCATATCAACTAATAAAGAACTTTATTGAATCTGTGTCAATagaatacaaaaaatctGCGAGATTATTAGAGTTTAAGCATAGTTTTTTAAACTCGATGTTATCATATTTTCCACGTGAGAACATTGGCAATGCGATATTGTGTGAGATTAAAGCTGAATTATTGATGTTAAAGCGCGATAACTGGATACAAGGTGTTATGATAGCGAGTGATTTTAGGTTAATGGACAAGTCTTGTCCAAATACAGGTGTACCATATAAGTTTGATCTGTTGAAGGAAACGTTTTCCGATGAAATAACCTTTCAAGATAACTTCCTTAGTCTCACCAAAGAAAtcctttctcttttcaacatGTGTGAAGGTAAGCGCCAGAGGATAGTTGATATATTATCCATAGAGATTGGGTTGCTTTAccaccaaagaaaagaatatgaacAGGCTGTTTcccttttcctttcgtGTTATGAATATTATACTCAAACGAACTGGAATGTCATTGGTCTCAAAATCTTGCAAGTTTTTATAGACTCCTTAACACACTGCCCCGAGTTAGAAATCTTAAAGATTGATGGAGAATCGATTTCTGCATCGACTATCCTAAGTAATGCATTTCTCAACATATTAAAGTTGTGCAAAGATGATATTGACAAGGAAGCTTGGTGGAAAAAGTTCATCGATTTACAGCTGAAAAATCAGGCCGACCTGATTTATCCTTTGGATGGGCTGTTTGAAGTAAATTTGATTCCCAAGGTTGACATCACAAGGGCAAATGTTTATGGCCTTGAAGttgatttgaagaattatGGATTTCCTGAAGACATTAGTACAAAGGCCATGAAATTgactttaaaaaatataatggGTGATATCATTATATTTGAAACAGgtaatattcttttgaaaaaaggaaaaaatagGCCGGTATTAGAATGTAAAGGTATCATGTATGGCGAATTTTCTCCTctgtcttttcaaattactGTTGGAGGAATTACTTTTGTTAAGGATTTTCTAGAAACTCAAGATGAAACTGTTGTAATTCCGGAATTGTActgtaaagaaaataccaaGGTCTTGATCAATCAGGCGCGTGACTTGAACCTGGGGGAATATGCACTTGAATTAACAAGTGTGTGCCGTAATCATTTAGAATCATTACAAGTCGAGATTGAAGTCCAAAAAAGCGCGAGTAACGTGAAGAATGTACCTATCAGTTTTTCTGTGGATGAAATTCAAGTCAAGAGGAGATTCAATAACTTGATTGAGAACACCAGAGTGGAGTATTATTTATTAGATCAAACAACGGCTTTCGATTTAGTAGTCAAAACATCattcaccaaaaaaaataaacaagaCGTGTATAGCGAGACTAAAAAAGTACATATTGAATGCTACTTGCAGCTATCAGTTTCAGTCGaagatattttcaaaaaggatatatttttttttaagttccTGTTAAACTCTTCTATAAGGGAAGAGCCAGTGATTTTGTACAGCTCGCAATTATCAAGTCCAGACACGCGGAATGACTACAAAATAGAGGGCAACTACATTGCCACCACACCTGAGTTGATTACATTCGATGGGAATGAGAGTTTCATAAACTGTTATCAAATTACAGCCAATATTAATTTTGACTCAAAAGATATCTTTAACCTTAAAGTTAGATATAATACACTGAAGGAACAGCTAGATTGCTTTGTCACTGACGCATTACTTATTGAGGGCGATGTTGAATGGTTTGTTGGCTTTGAAAAGTGGAGAACGTTTTGGGAATTGGAAATCTTAAAAGAGTTAAAATATGATTATGATGcatttaaagaaaacagaataATTAAATCACTAAAAGCTTCAATagatttgaataaaatCAACTCTCGTTTAATAAAACTGTCAATGGAAAAGACCGTTCTCGACAAAATGTTGCGATGTTTGAATAAAGTGGGCAAGGGAGTTGCAGTATGTAATACAGATATGGATGAATACGTGAGAAATCTGGTACCGAAGCAATTAACTGTCCCTGTACAATTACCAGGTTTTGAGCAATTCTTTCGCGTACGGTTCCACCCGATACAAACCGAGAATACCACATCAGACAATACCATGGTTACTCTAGGCTGTCCAATTCAATATGTGGTAGTCGTGGAGAATCTTAGTGAACAATGGGGACAAGACGCCATAAATGATGGCGGGtatattcttgaaatattAAGCAGTAATGAGTGGTTAATCCATGGGAAAAAACGAGGCGCGATAAAAGAGAGACAAATGGAGTTTGAAGTTTATTTAATTCCCTTGAGAAAGGGTTATCTAACTTTTCCGCACGTTGAAGTGACGAATATATATGGTAAAACCTGTAGAGTTGATCATTCAAATGCATTTGAGTCGATGTTAATCTTTTAG
- the GUA1 gene encoding GMP synthase (glutamine-hydrolyzing), which yields MAADEQVSNMFDTILVLDFGSQYSHLITRRLREFNIYAEMLPCTQKISELGWTPKGVILSGGPYSVYAEDAPHVDHAIFDLNVPILGICYGMQELAWINGKQVGRGDKREYGPSTLNVLDDANPLFKGMNNSTVWMSHGDKLHGLPTGYKTIATSDNSPFCGVVHETKPIYGIQFHPEVTHSTQGKTLLKNFAVDLCHAKQNWTMENFIDTEINRIRKLVGPTAEVIGAVSGGVDSTVASKLMTEAIGERFHAILVDNGVLRLNEAANVKKTLVEGLGINLNVVDASEEFLTKLKGVTDPEKKRKIIGNTFIHVFEREAEKIKPKDGKDIEFLLQGTLYPDVIESISFKGPSQTIKTHHNVGGLLENMKLKLIEPLRELFKDEVRHLGELLGIPHDLVWRHPFPGPGIAIRVLGEVTKEQVEIARKADNIYIEEIKQAGLYNQISQAFACLLPVKSVGVMGDQRTYDQVIALRAIETTDFMTADWFPFEHSFLKKVAARIVNEVDGVARVTYDITSKPPATVEWE from the coding sequence ATGGCTGCCGATGAACAAGTTTCTAACATGTTTGACACTATCTTAGTGTTAGATTTCGGTTCTCAATACTCTCACTTGATTACTAGAAGATTGAGAGAGTTCAACATTTACGCCGAAATGTTGCCATGCACTCAAAAGATTTCTGAATTGGGCTGGACTCCAAAGGGTGTCATTCTCTCAGGTGGTCCATACTCTGTGTACGCTGAAGACGCTCCTCACGTCGACCATGCCATCTTCGATTTGAACGTCCCAATTCTGGGTATCTGTTACGGTATGCAAGAACTGGCCTGGATCAACGGTAAGCAAGTCGGTCGTGGTGACAAGAGAGAATATGGTCCTTCCACTTTGAACGTGCTTGACGATGCCAACCCTCTATTTAAGGGTATGAACAATTCTACCGTCTGGATGTCTCACGGTGATAAACTACATGGTTTACCAACCGGTTACAAGACCATTGCAACTTCCGATAACTCCCCATTCTGTGGTGTTGTTCACGAAACTAAACCAATCTATGGTATCCAATTCCACCCAGAAGTTACACACTCCACTCAGGGTAAAActctattgaaaaactttgCCGTCGATTTGTGTCATGCCAAGCAAAACTGGACCATGGAAAACTTCATTGACACTGAAATCAACAGAATCAGAAAATTGGTTGGTCCAACCGCTGAGGTCATTGGTGCCGTTTCCGGTGGTGTTGACTCCACCGTTGCTTCCAAATTGATGACCGAAGCCATCGGTGAAAGATTCCATGCCATTTTGGTTGACAACGGTGTCTTGAGATTAAACGAAGCTGCCAACGTTAAGAAGACCCTTGTTGAAGGTCTGGGCATTAACTTGAATGTCGTAGATGCTTCCgaagaatttttgactAAATTGAAGGGTGTCACTGACccagaaaagaagagaaagatcATTGGTAACACTTTTATCcatgtctttgaaagagaagCTGAAAAGATCAAGCCAAAGGACGGTAAGGACATTGAATTCCTGTTGCAAGGTACTTTGTATCCAGATGTCATTGAatctatttctttcaagGGTCCTTCTCAAACCATCAAAACTCATCACAACGTCGGAGGTCTACTAGAGAACATGAAATTAAAGTTGATTGAACCATTGAGAGAATTGTTCAAAGATGAAGTCAGACATCTAGGTGAATTGTTGGGAATCCCTCACGATTTGGTCTGGAGACACCCTTTCCCTGGTCCAGGTATTGCTATTCGTGTTCTAGGTGAAGTTACTAAGGAACAAGTCGAGATTGCCAGAAAGGCTGATAACATTTACATCGAAGAAATCAAGCAGGCTGGGTTATACAACCAAATCTCTCAAGCCTTTGCTTGTTTATTGCCCGTTAAATCTGTTGGTGTGATGGGTGACCAAAGAACTTATGACCAAGTTATTGCTTTGAGAGCCATTGAAACCACTGATTTCATGACCGCTGATTGGTTTCCTTTTGAACAcagtttcttgaaaaaggtCGCTGCGAGAATCGTTAACGAAGTTGACGGTGTTGCGAGAGTTACTTACGATATCACTTCTAAGCCTCCTGCCACTGTTGAATGGGAGTGA